CCCCATCCCaccgcgtgcggcggcacATCGCTGTCGCACCAACTCTCGGCGTCCATTgtggcgacggaggcggtgaccTTGGCAGGATACCTGTTCAAGTTTGAGGGCCTGGAGGGCGACGGTGTGGAGGCTACCAAGGACGACGAGACggggtgccgcagctgctgcggttgccgggagagaggtggcggcagccTCGGCGACTGCATGAGCGACGACCCCGACGATGCAGATTGGTACTGCGCGGAAGTGTCTATCTGTGTagcggtgccggcgcacgGCGTGAGGGAGATTGCCGGCGAGTTGCCGAGCGGCAGGACGCCTCCGGCACTGTCCAAGTTGCGCCGTCGCGTCGAGGAGTGGTCGATGGGCGAGGTGGACGAGCTCGGGTACGTGCTCATGTCAGCAGAGCCTTCATCTGCGGCCCGTttggcgctgcgcacggtcGCAGGTGAGCCATCGTcacctccgctgccggtgacagcaccgtcaccgccgtcctGGATAAGGTGCTTGCTGCGGATTACAGTGAGCAGATAGcgggcgacgccgctgtggcggttcgccgcggcgcagtcgAGTGGCGTGCGGCCGTTATTGTCGACAGCCACGACATCGGCGCCGAAGGAgaggagcacgcgcacaatGGCTTGATTGCCCTCTCCGGCCGCCACGTGCAGCGGGGTGCAGCCGTTGTAGTCGCGGTCGTTCACGTTGCATAGCCCCTCCTGCAGGAGGTACTGCAGTTGCGAGGCGTTGCTGGCGCGGACGAGGGCGAAGATGttgcgcgccgtcgcctccttcTGCAACAGTTCCAGCTGCTTGTGCAGCcgatgtcgccgccgcttgaGCTCAGCGATCAGCGCGGACCTGTTCTGCTGCATGACGACGGACGCGGCGAAGGGATCGCGCAGCGTGGAGGCGCCGGCTACCGTGGTGAAGGAGCTGCCAGAGAAGAGAGTAGAGGAGTTGACGAGGCTGCCCAAGCCTCCTGCACCAACGTTGATAGCTGACACCCCGCCCGCGATGCCGGCgatgctgttgttgctgatGGCGTTCATGTTGACGCTGCTTGAGCTCCAGAAAGAGTTGCTGGCGACGCTGGTAGTGCGCTGGCCCAGAGCGGCGGTAACGCCCAGCACACCGGAATTGTTcgcgtgctgctgtttcGGCCACGtctccgctgcggccgtgCCACTGCCAAGCAGCCCGcccgacgccgtcgccgaacTCATGCCGGTCACGCACGACGGCGCAGTGAGCGAGCGCTTCAGCATCGCTGCGCGATTCACCGACCCGATACCAGCGTTACCGCCGGTTTCCAATCCATGTCGCAGGAGAGCTTCTTCCTCCAGTGAGTCGGAAGCAACCGCACCACcggtggcgccgcctcggccaacacgacggcgacggtcACCAAGCACATGGGCACcggctgcttcgctgcgGAATGGGATACCgctggcggcgtcgtcgcctgcCGCACGGGACTGCGAAGAGGCGCCACCGAAGGCCGTCGCTCGACCAATGTTGAGGGACTGGGGTGCCTTCCGTATGTGTGCATCGTCGACACCCTGCCGATAGAGGGTCGTGCGCGCCTCCGTCCCGGTGAAGGCCCTCGCCGTgcctgctgttgctgccccggcggcggcggcggcctccaCCACGTTCTcgtcggtggcggaggccgggagcgcgcatgcgtgttcGGACGTCTGACGTGAGTCGACGAGGCTGTATATGCTGCCTTCCTCCCCGGACGCAAAACTCATGACGCGTGGAAGATCGCCGCGACTGTCGTCACTGTGCTTTCGCTGGTCCGTCGCCAACAAGTGCTGCTgacctgctgcagcagccgccacgaTGTcatcctccgcctctgcgccttcagcggcagtgccgccGGTCACTGGCCGGAAGCGGGCCGTGCCCGTAGGATCCAGCGTGGCGAAAGTGTGTGGCACACCAAGGTGGGGTGCCGCATCGTAAGAGGTGGCAGGGGCCGCGGCACCTGCCGACACTGATGCTGATGGTGCAGGCGCGCAAGTGGAGAATGGTGCCTCTACCGTGGTCGCCTCGGACGGAGCCTGCGCGTCCTCGCCAGACACCTTGCTCGTGAGCGACATGGGCGCTGCCTCGGTATGCGAGAGAACTCGCTTCAGCTCCGTCGTTGGAGTATGAGTGGTGAGCGTGCCTCTGCCACTCAGGAGCTGCGTCGGTGAGGACTCCAGTGCTGCAGGAGACTCAGCGCCTGGCAAGCTGTCTCCACCGCTGGACATCGGCGTCGCGTGTGGGGATGGAAAGACGGCCGCGCGGCCAGAGGTAGAAGACGTCGGCGgagtgcgccgcagcggcaccttgGTCGTTGGACTGCTCACGGACATGCTCGGGTTCAACGCTGATTTATGTGCCcaggccgccaccgccgcacccattgccgccgtcgtcggaaCATtggagaagagcggcgccggcacgttgccgccacgccggcggccgagcgTCCCCTCGCTcgaagcggcgacggcgcggcgctgacggccgCGAcccttctgctgctgttgctggaAGGCCACCGCAGCCACTGGCGCCGCACCCCAGTGCCAGGCCTGTGCACTTGCCGTCAACCCCACCGGGTTGCTCCGCTGCGTTCGACAGACGCGCTGAGTGCTTCTCTCCATCCCGGCCCCAGCGGTGATCGGcgatgtggtggtggtgatggggcTAGCGTTGACATGCACgggtgcgcgctgcgccgcttcagctGGGAGGTGCTCGTTAAAACCCACGGTGACAGGCATACTGGCGTTGCCATCCCGCGCCGTCTCGGCTGGCAACCTCtgcgtgctgctcttcgctGTGGATGGCGAGGTCGGCGGGGCAAGACCGACGCTGCCGTACCGCGAGTGCGTGCCTAGGCGATGGCGCGGTGGTTGGTTCTGGgggagcgccgctgcctccaacgcgccactgctgccgcaccgcgcATGCGTGGCGAGTTGCGATGCCGCGGAAACGAGCGAGCCTGTTCCGCGacttctgctgccgccgtccgcTGCGCCAAGCGTTCCGCGCGTGCGAccgccacctctgccgccagcgctgcggcgccaccccTGCAGGTCTTCCAGGGTGCGCGTCGTCACGGAATATGTCGGGGTGCTGAAGGGAGACAGGCGGGGCCGTACAGGCGGCTCAAGACCGACGTCTCTGGGGCTTGGTGGGCTCACGGTCAACGCCCCTCCTGTTCGGCTCtgcatgtgctgctgcagtgcctgGTTGTCGTACATAAGGAATGAAACATCACGTCGgtgaggctgctgctgctgcggttgcggtAGGCAACCGTGTttgtcgtcgccgtcgccctgGCTAACACCCTCTTGGTCGTCCGCGGTGGGCGACGCACTTGCCTTGCTCATGTGAACGTGTCGCAGCGGCTGTTGGGTGGGTATGCAGGTGGGGCCTTGATGGCGCACTATGCTCATTACAGGGcgggacacacacaaacacggacaccggcacacagacagaggtATGGGGCGCTAGCGGCGAGGGAGATGGGACAGGGCGTAcctatatatgtatatgtatagagggggagggggagccaAGAGAACAGGgatgaacacacacacacacacacacacgagagtTCACGAGCGCgggcaccagcgccgccaccttctGCTCCAGCAGAGTGCTGTCTCCGTGCGGATCAGCAAAtgaggagaagagaagtGGACGAGCAGATGGTGGTGATAGCCGGTGAAAGCACACCCTGACGTTGTTGTTGATGCAGAGGCTGGTTGTTGTCGCAGGGgagtggtgtgtgtgtgtgtggcggtcGTGGGTGTcgagaggcggaggagacaCCAGCGGGTAATGGCACAGACTCAGCCACGCCGACAGAACAGGAAAACGGGCGGCAGAGACTCTGGTTAAGGTAAGGAAGGTGAGAGCGAAGTGGCGAGAGAaggtggtggtagtggtggggggggggagggttgCGGAGCATCaaccggcgctgctgcaggcacGCACATGTGCCCGCATGTGCACGCTAGCTTATATACATACATCACCGCGGCGTGTCCACACCGTCTCGCTGCCATACAACACACCGGGAGCTCAAAGGCCGCGCGAGCCACCCGGCCCTGCTCCACAGCaccccatcgcgtggtgccgaGCAGCCGTAGACGCGCGCGTTACCgctcgtgcgccgcctcagTCCTCtgggcaccgcctctgcctcgaactccacccgcccacctcatagccgctcccccatcatgccggctgcccccccccccttggGTGCATCTCCACCTCCCCTCAGGGCTGCACTCCGGCTCCCGACACCCCAGTGGGCAGTGTGagaggtgggtgggggtgggcggTGTCAGCGTGcaacgcgcgtgtgtgtgtgtgtgcgagagagagagggtgagagGCGCAGTGACCGTCATGaatggtggtgctgccggtcGTGGCGACCCTTGCCCATTTGGCGGCGTGCTGTCGATGGGGAGCAGTGAGGagtttcttgtgtgtgtgtgtgtgtgtgccttcacgcgtgtgcacgtgcacatcTATGCATGTCTATGACGTCTACTGGACACTCAACTGCGCACCAGGGGCGGCACTGCGTGGGGGTTGTGTCTGTCCCTCTCGACGGCCGATGATGTCGGCAGCGGTTCAGGGAGGGATGGTGGTGAAGAGCGGACTGTTGCGTACTAGAAAAATGTGTTCAGCAGGAAGGCGACCCAGAACAGCGCCGTGCGTGTCGCGTAGACAGCCATCAGCACGCACCACAGATATCCGGAGGTGTCCTCGGCGTCATCCGGCAACGCGCCGCCCGGAAGGAAAGCCATAtccgacgctgctgcagcgaatcggacgccgccgccgccgccgccgctcatcCTCGCGGACGTCGGCGTGAAGTTGGCCACTGTCCACGCGTGAGGAAGGACCACGTCACCGCTACTGGTCGTCCGCTGCGatggcacggcggccgccgaccaccaccacgccggcTGCGCCAGCCAGAGTAGCTCGACAGTGCGCTCGTCGACGAGTGCTATCTCAACGACGGTCAGCACCAACGCCACAACCACGCACCAGAGCCGCGGCTGAAGCACGACGTGCAGGTGGAGGAAGGCAGGCAGGACTGGGTTAGTGTGGTGTACCTGTGGGCTCAAGGATGAGGCCAGCTCCCGCCCAGCCGCTGTCGCGTCGTTTTCCACGTAGCGCGGCCACGCGTCAGCTGCCCgcgctgctccacctcggGCTCCGCGGGCGCCACTGCTCTTGATGGTAtcgtcgccgcgccgcgcaccgAGCACGCAGAAGACGCGCGGCAACGCATGCAGTGCGTTGCACAGCCCCTGCATGGCACGTCGCTCGACGCGGTCAAACATGCGCGTGAGCACGTTGTTTGCCGAGAGGCTGCCCTCCAGCGTGCTGGCTGGAAAGTGCAGCTGAAGAGGCGGTGCCCGCAGGGCGCGGttgacggcagcgccgccgccccgctgTGCCACTGCCGGATGATCGCCGTGCAGCGCGAAGCCCCCCTGCAGCCaatactgctgctgccgatgaCGCCCCGGCGCGTCTGTCActgcgctgccggcgacaTTTCCGCCTTCGCTGTTTCGATGCAGCGGGTGGTAGCGGCtcgcaccgccaccgggtCCGCGCGGCGACATCAGCATGGTGGCGGGTGGGAGCGTATATTGTGCCTCGCCCAGCGTTCCCCAGTCTCCCGTGCCGGCGAGACTGCTGAGCGTGGCACCGTACGCGGCGTAGGTGGCACCAAGGCCACTGGGCCCGGTGCTTGCACCAAGGTTCACGTTGTATCTCAGCGAGTCCAGTCGCTGACGGCcgtgtgtggcgccgcggctaCCGCAGAGCACGTTCGTAGCGCTGTAGTCCagctcgtcgctgccgtaCGCCCCTCTGTTCGCccagccaccaccaccaccaacaccaacaccaccgccgccgccgccgcccattGACATGCTGAGCCGATCGTCGGGGGAGTGGTGCAGGGTCCTCGTGGCGAAGAGCGCTGAGCGGGAgccgtcgccgaggacgctACTGGAGGACATGGCATCTCGGTGCACCATGTTCGATGGCCTTCGCGAGCCCCCAAACCCTGCCCCAGCactggcgctggcgaaggcggtgccatcgctgctggcgatggtGTCGGTGCGAcactcgccaccgccgtccgGTCGCGGTCGCTTTCCAGCCTCGCCGCCCCGCTTGCTTGCGTGCTCGGCGTCCTGGccctcctgctgcagccaccgccaccgctgcgtcATCCAGTATCCCTCCGCCACGGACCACGGCGCCGGTGCGTACCCTGTGATGACGAGCAggaggcacagacacaggaGCAGGGAGGCGTGGTACACCTGGAAGAGGGTGATGAAGAGGGCGAAGGCCGGGTAGCCCTGCTCCAGCACCGGGAGcacgtgcgcggcggccgctgcagcagcggtatCAGCCGGCGTGGCAGACGCATTGGCGAAGAgtgcgagcagcagcacggcagatgcgccgctgccggcatcagcgacgaccacaccgtcgctgccgatgtAGGGGGCGGGGAAGGGCACCGTGATTGCGAGAAGTGTCAGCAGTGATACGCCAGCGGCGAGGGCGCCGAGAAAGACGTGCACCCGCTGTAGGAAGCGCAGCGTGGAGAGGAAGTGGCGGCGGTATGTCGCCGCGTCGTACAGCCAGTAGCAACCgctgcgcgccatcgccgtgccGCTAGCGTTCGCCGAGGCGGGCACTGCCGTCGTCCCAtcttgccgctgccccccGTCACGACGAGCTCCACTGCTTCGGCCGTAGAGCACGcgcgcccaccgccgcgcacgacGGGCGTCCTCCCTTTCCTTAGCGTAATGCAGCTCCGCTTCAACGGCGTACTCGGCCAGCAGGTCGGCATGTCGCGCGTGGTTAATGAGAAGGCCATTGGGCTGCTCGACGTAGCGGTGAGCCCGCAAAGGCGGCCGTCCCCCCCAAGCGTGCGATTCCACGTTTGTGTCGTCCGTaaccgctgccgcggtcgTGCTGCCCTTCCTGATGGACTCGGGCGTCGCACCCGGCCCGGAGGAGAGCGATGCGGCTGCCTGTGcccctgccgcggcgccaacTCTACCGCCGTCTGGTGGATGCGCCCCGCCGCCCATGCGTGGGGCAGCGCGGCTCTGCAGGATGTTCACAGATGTcgtgccggcaccgccgctgcggatggATGGACGGACAACGACGTCGCCGAACacgccgtcctcgccgtcgctgcggtcATCTGCCAAACCTGGTGTTGCGGGTCGATCAGTGAGCGCGTCCGCCGGCGCGGGTGTTTCGTCTCCGACGCGCGAGTCCCTCGACTccgccgatgccgcgcgCGTGGAAGACTGGCGCACCTTTGCCTGCCTcgccacgcgcaccgcgctgtTGCTCGCCACGTACCACGCCCGAAGCTCCTCCGGCACGCAGTCTTCGTTCGGCTCGTcggcggcgaagctgctTTTCGAGGCGGTGccctgtcgccgccgtcgcgagTGAGCGGAGGGGACAGCCTCCACGGCCGGGCTTGCCGGGgagccgccactgccgcgtCCTTCGGTTGGCTCACAGCCAGCAGGCGAAAAAACGACGCTGTGTCGGTAGTCCAGAGCGCCGCGCTTGCGGAAGAAGCGATGCTCTTGCAGCtcacgctgccgctgcacccgctccgTGTCGGAGCCCGTGTGCCGGCTGCCGGTCAGCGCACGGCTGGTGGCCGCCTGCTTTCCCAGCGCAGCCTTCCTAAAGTCGTGCAACGTGCGGTAGTCATCATCGCTCTCGTCGGACCCGGTCACGGTTGAGGAGACGCTCTCGGCAAGCAGCGTGGTCGGGTCGCGGTAgcccgccgcagccgccccaGCGCTGGGGTGCCACATACGCTCCTCTCTCGATGtctgcgtcggcgcggcaGTACAGCTCTACAATGAGGGTGCGAGGGCCACTCAGCACCGATGCGCCGAGTCCGTCTCTCTACGTATGTGCGCCTCTCTGGgctgtgcgcggcggtgaccACAATGGTGGTGCCCTgtggcagcgatggcgacgacggcgcagcggtgcccgcTGATGAGGTCTCAGGGAttggagggagagaagaagcgAGACGAGGGGGTTCAGCGAGCAGAGGCAAGGGATGGTTTGACCCGGGTGgctggcgcacgcgccaggcgggagggggaggttGGGACGGACGGGGATGCGTAGGGTGAGGGTGTGCGGAGCgacgggaggaggggtggccACTACAGTGCCGGCACCTGCTCGCAGAGGCACATGGatgctgccactgctgctgctgcggtcgtCATCGCTTCGCTGCCCATCCTTGATTTCGCTTCGGCTTCGGCGGACGGCTCCCGCACCGTGTCGACGCCGAGGCGTCGTCGCACGCAGACAACGTGGAAGAACGCACGGGCACGCCCGAACAAAATAGAGTGAGGCGGACGAAGAGGCGGGAGAAGAGGTTGAGGGGCGTGGGGGGGGGACCGACGGGGCAGACCGAGTAGGGCTGTTGGtggcgcctgctgctgctgctgctgctacgaGTGCTGCCACGCGGCCCAGGCACGCTGTTCCTGCTGGATGCGTAACACCTGTGCTTGCAGAAGGTTACCGCGGTTGTGCCGCGATGACGGTGAGGACGGCATGggcactgcagcggcggctaTTGGCAGAGGCTGCGCCGTGGACGGAGGGGGGCTTGTAATACGCCGTTCCTCCTCGCCGGCGCGGTGGCACTGCGCGCTTGCGCGGACATGAACGGCAGCGCAGATGATGCCGGCGCGGCTTCGCTGATCGCAGGCGGGGCAAAGCCGTTGCCCTGAGCAGCGTGAACATGATTCgactcgccgccgctgccgccgcgatcGTTGCTGTGACTGCTGGTAGACGTGCTTGTCAAGCTCACGCATGTCCACTCAGTGGTGCGAAGGGGCGACCTCGGCCGCGGTTGGGTGGCGCGCTGTTTCCAGGCGTCGCGAGGTCCTACGACGGCAACTGTGCCCGCAACCTTGTCTCTCGTACGACCAGACGGTATCGGCTTCCCCGCGTCATCCACCGCGTCCTTCGCTCCaccgttgccgtcgtcgcgcgCATCGGCGGGCTCTCGTGTCGTCGCGGACCatgtgggaggaggggcacgCAGCTTTGCAGGACTGCTGGGCGGCAcaccggctgcagcggccgttggcggcggtgttCCGATAACAGATGTCGTCGGTGCGgagcgcgccggcagcgagaTGGCGTAGGAGCTGTTGCCCACGGCAGAGCCCTGCGAGATGTCAGTCGCCCCTAAGCGGCTACCATCTtccggcgccgctgtccatGCCTCGGCACGGTTGGCCTGCtgatgcgcacgcagcgctgcagccatCGCCGCCTGCACTTCGGCGGAtgcacgaggagggaggaggcccGACGAACCCGATGGCACCGCTCTGCCCTCTCGCAGCTCGTCAGCAAAAGCGAAcgccgcggagctgcgcccCGTCGTGTAGCGTGTCGTCGCAGTGCACGCAGAGGTGTCGTCGCGCTGCGTGTCGAGTACCGGCCGCGCCTTGCGTATTGGTGCGCACTGGTGGGCTCGGGCTGCCTCTAAAGGTGCTCCCGATGAGATGCGGTGCGGCACGCGTACGCGTTGCTCGCCGCTGTGCCAACCTCCGGTTATTCTCGCGCGCCCCCACGTCTCGTCTTCGAGCAGTGACGACGATGATGATGACTGCGTGTGCAgagacgacggcagcgacggcgacagcaacgacgaggacgccgttGTCGTCGAGGAGCCGAGGTTGCGCGTGGAGAGGCTTGACGCAGCGTATCGCATGAAGCGTCCCGGCAGTGATCGGTGGCCAGCAggctgcgcaggcggtgcggcgtcatgccgcgccgccgtccgTGCTGCCGCGTTGAGACCTTCTACCAAGGAAgccgaggaggtggcggtcGCCGCTCCGCGCATCGatgactgctgctgcaaggCGCCAAACTGCCGCACCCACTCCAGCACAAATCCCATCACCGGGTCCCGCAcgagcggccgcggcggcgtagTGCAGCGCGAGGCAGAGGTCACGGGAGTCGCCGTGGGTGGgggctgcgacggcggcggtgcgctgaATCTTGACGTGGCGGTCTCTGTCGCCCCCACGTCCTCGCGCCGTGCTCCATCCGTGACCGCGTTGACAACCGGTCGTGGCGACAGAGCAAGCTGGGATTCAGCCATGGGGATCGCGGCCACGGACGGTGAGGGCGgtgcgacggctgctgccggtgcttTCGACGTCCTTTGCTCTGCGGCGACCTTCGAAACTTCGCGGAGAAGTTCGTGggcgcgacgctgctcctcctcacgGTCAGCCAAgctggcgcgctgcagccgctcctgaTCGAGCAGCGTTGACTGGAGCAGGCGTATTAGCGTGAGCTGCAGTGCGTCGTGCGAGGTTGTGCCATCTGCTGGGGTCGCCATGTCTTCCACATGTGCACAAGACGGATCATCGGAAGCCgttgctggcggcggcacgacggctgggaggggaggtgctGGTACAGCCAGCGACGGCAGGCCGTCGCCATCGGTGGCGGGCACAGCAACAGACGTGTGCTCGCCGGCCACCTCTGCATCTGCTACAGTTGGCGCTGGCAGCTCTGCCCTCGTCTCCGTCACAACCAAAGGGCTCTCGGCCTCCACAATCACGTCCCTGCGGTCCTCGAGCGCCATCCATCGACTGGGGAGTTGCTCCTGTTGGATTGGCGGGTATGGTGGCGGGcagtactgctgctgctgccagtCGTACGcgggcacggcagcggcggggatGCGCGACGTTATCATGTGGTGCACGACGGGACTGAGGTCGACCACGACGCGCACTTCCTGCGGAGTTGGCTCTGCTgcccgcggcgccgcagggCTGGTGGCGTCGTGCTGGTCGTCACGTGGTGGCCGCAGgaccaccgtcgccgtcgccgtgatCGCGtttgcctccctctccgcatCTCCCACGTCTTTCGGCTGCGGTGTCGCTTGCTgttgcggcgctgcctctgACGTCGCAGGGTCGTCTTGCAGCCACGCGGTGGACGATGTGCGAGGGATGGATACGTGTTCGCGAGGATCGACCTCCACCGCCGAAGGCGCATCCACGGGTAGAGCCGGAGcagccgtcgtcgtcgtcgtcgtcgtactggtggcagtggcgtcggaggaggtggtgacgGCTTGGCGCACCTTCTTGTCGTGACACGAGCGCTCTAGAGCGGCGTGCACAACGTCCTCCAGTGCTGCTTCCGCGAGCGCGCGAGCGAGCTCGGCGTCCAACCGCCGCTGTTGCGACTTTGTCCGCTGCGGATGTGCATTCTCCTCCTTGGCGGCACCAGAGGCGATCTCTACCCGCGCCTCACGGCAGCCGACCAGCATGAGGCGTAGTATCTCGTGTTCCATGGCAGCCatcacctgctgcaccgggtCTTCGTGCGCCCCTCGGGCCTGCACCTCAAGCACACTCAGCACCGTTGCATCCACAAGCTCGCGAACGAGTGCGGCGTcccgcgcagcggcatccgGCTCCGTCACCCTGCCCATGGATGCGCTGCCTAgtgcgctggcggcaccGAGGGATGGCGGCGCGATGAAGCATGCTCGGATCGCCGACAGCCGCCTGCGCGCCTCCGTCAGTGcctgcgcctctgcggccATGCGCGGCGAAACATGCAAGCTGCCTCTTCGCAGCGCCGGGTCGCCATAGCCGAGCTCCTGCTCGCGGtagcgcaccgccgcggcagtgCTGGCCGGGTGGGGCGTTGCCACGACAATGGCAGAcaccgcgtcgtcgtcctcctctcctcGACTGCGCCGGCGACGCTCTTGGGCGATGGAGaccgcctccagcacgccGGTGTCTTCTGCcgcgagcgcctgcgcgtggCTCTCC
Above is a genomic segment from Leishmania major strain Friedlin complete genome, chromosome 3 containing:
- a CDS encoding hypothetical protein (previous protein_id=AAM69046.1); the encoded protein is MWHPSAGAAAAGYRDPTTLLAESVSSTVTGSDESDDDYRTLHDFRKAALGKQAATSRALTGSRHTGSDTERVQRQRELQEHRFFRKRGALDYRHSVVFSPAGCEPTEGRGSGGSPASPAVEAVPSAHSRRRRQGTASKSSFAADEPNEDCVPEELRAWYVASNSAVRVARQAKVRQSSTRAASAESRDSRVGDETPAPADALTDRPATPGLADDRSDGEDGVFGDVVVRPSIRSGGAGTTSVNILQSRAAPRMGGGAHPPDGGRVGAAAGAQAAASLSSGPGATPESIRKGSTTAAAVTDDTNVESHAWGGRPPLRAHRYVEQPNGLLINHARHADLLAEYAVEAELHYAKEREDARRARRWARVLYGRSSGARRDGGQRQDGTTAVPASANASGTAMARSGCYWLYDAATYRRHFLSTLRFLQRVHVFLGALAAGVSLLTLLAITVPFPAPYIGSDGVVVADAGSGASAVLLLALFANASATPADTAAAAAAAHVLPVLEQGYPAFALFITLFQVYHASLLLCLCLLLVITGYAPAPWSVAEGYWMTQRWRWLQQEGQDAEHASKRGGEAGKRPRPDGGGECRTDTIASSDGTAFASASAGAGFGGSRRPSNMVHRDAMSSSSVLGDGSRSALFATRTLHHSPDDRLSMSMGGGGGGGVGVGGGGGWANRGAYGSDELDYSATNVLCGSRGATHGRQRLDSLRYNVNLGASTGPSGLGATYAAYGATLSSLAGTGDWGTLGEAQYTLPPATMLMSPRGPGGGASRYHPLHRNSEGGNVAGSAVTDAPGRHRQQQYWLQGGFALHGDHPAVAQRGGGAAVNRALRAPPLQLHFPASTLEGSLSANNVLTRMFDRVERRAMQGLCNALHALPRVFCVLGARRGDDTIKSSGARGARGGAARAADAWPRYVENDATAAGRELASSLSPQVHHTNPVLPAFLHLHVVLQPRLWCVVVALVLTVVEIALVDERTVELLWLAQPAWWWSAAAVPSQRTTSSGDVVLPHAWTVANFTPTSARMSGGGGGGVRFAAAASDMAFLPGGALPDDAEDTSGYLWCVLMAVYATRTALFWVAFLLNTFF